One Ricinus communis isolate WT05 ecotype wild-type chromosome 2, ASM1957865v1, whole genome shotgun sequence DNA segment encodes these proteins:
- the LOC8274645 gene encoding probable diphthine methyl ester synthase, which produces MLYIIGLGLGNEKDITLRGLEAVKKCEKVYMEAYTSLLSFGLSTDGLSTLENLYGKPIIIADREMVEEKADEMLSAASSSDVAFLVVGDPFGATTHTDLVVRAKTLGIDVKVVHNASVMNAVGICGLQLYRYGETVSIPFFTDNWRPGSFYEKIKTNRDLGLHTLCLLDIRVKEPSWESLSRGRKKYEPPRYMTINTAIEQLLEVEQKRGESAYDEDTNCVGFARLGSEDQMIVAGTMRQLLTVDFGTPLHCLVIVGNTHPLEEEMLDVYKLEKGSLDHKDDGRA; this is translated from the exons ATGTTGTACATAATAGGTCTAGGATTAGGCAACGAGAAAGACATAACTTTAAGAGGTTTAGAAGCAGTTAAGAAGTGCGAGAAAGTTTACATGGAAGCTTACacttctcttctctctttcGGCCTCTCTACCGACGGACTTTCTACTCTG gaaAATCTCTACGGAAAACCAATCATAATTGCAGATAGAGAAATGGTAGAAGAGAAAGCTGATGAGATGTTATCAGCAGCTAGCTCATCTGATGTGGCATTCCTCGTTGTTGGTGATCCTTTTGG AGCTACAACACATACTGATCTTGTTGTTCGAGCCAAGACATTAGGAATTGACGTGAAAGTAGTACATAATGCATCTGTAATGAATGCTGTCGGGATTTGTGGATTACAATTGTATCGCTATGGTGAGACGGTTTCAATTCCCTTTTTCACTGATAATTGGAGACCTGGTAGCTTTTATGAGAAGATTAAAACAAATCGTGATCTTGGATTGCATACTCTTTGCTTGTTAG ATATACGAGTGAAGGAACCTTCATGGGAATCCTTGTCTAG AGGAAGGAAGAAGTATGAACCCCCTCGGTACATGACAATAAATACTGCCATTGAACAGCTCTTGGAGGTTGAGCAAAAACGTGGAGAATCTG CATATGATGAAGACACTAATTGCGTTGGATTTGCTCGGCTGGGAAGTGAGGATCAGATGATAGTCGCTGGAACAATGAGGCAATTGCTTACAGTTGATTTTGGAACACCATTGCATTGCCTTGTAATCGTTGGCAATACCCATCCCCTAGAAGAAGAAATGCTGGATGTTTACAAACTTGAAAAAGGGAGTCTAGACCACAAGGATGATGGAAGAGCGTGA
- the LOC8274644 gene encoding L10-interacting MYB domain-containing protein: MDIETGNHPKHERSRKRWTASLDKIFADLVVKHIQLGNRPNNVFDKKTWNHIRDEFNKQTDLNFNNNQLRKHLDVLRTRYYNLKSAFVQNEFTMEDSCCIGFDLWEDVGAQPRPEAIKVKDCPIYEQLCAIFTDTSADGKYAQSSHFEGLEKTVGNGSAGLTSHMVAGSSHSENPSSSRPMQGNPVLPDNIIKNIAERKRKRQLETQSSSEQNKKDQEINEAMAEALLEMVAASSWRKVSLTQKDKKFTIANCIKALDEIGDVDQQLYFAALDLFEDPNFRETFLSLKGDQLRLTWLQGKCGRSNIFF, from the exons ATGGATATTGAAACTGGAAATCACCCTAAGCATGAACGTTCAAGGAAAAGGTGGACAGCATCCCTTGATAAGATATTTGCAGACTTGGTAGTGAAGCATATACAGCTTGGAAACAGACCAAATAATGTCTTTGACAAGAAAACTTGGAATCACATACGGGATGAGTTCAATAAGCAGACAGATCTAAATTTCAATAACAATCAATTGAGAAAACACTTGGATGTACTGAGGACCCGCTATTATAATTTGAAGTCGGCTTTTGTTCAAAATGAGTTTACAATGGAGGATTCTTGCTGCATTGGATTTGACCTATGGGAGGATGTTGGg GCGCAACCTAGGCCCGAGGCAATCAAAGTCAAGGACTGTCCTATATATGAGCAACTATGCGCAATATTCACAGATACATCAGCTGATGGAAAGTATGCACAATCAAGTCACTTTGAAGGGTTGGAAAAAACTGTTGGAAATGGTTCTGCAGGCTTAACTTCACATATGGTTGCTGGGTCCTCTCATTCTGAAAATCCATCTTCGTCTAGACCAATGCAAGGAAACCCTGTGTTGCCagataatataattaagaatatagcagagagaaaaaggaaaaggcagTTAGAGACACAATCTTCTTCAGAGCAGAACAAGAAGGATCAAGAAATAAATGAAGCTATGGCAGAAGCTTTGTTAGAAATGGTAGCTGCTTCAAGTTGGAGAAAAGTTTCACTAACacaaaaggataaaaaatttactatagCTAATTGCATTAAAGCACTAGATGAGATAGGAGACGTTGACCAACAACTCTACTTTGCAGCTTTAGACCTCTTTGAGGACCCTAACTTCCGAGAGACATTTCTCTCTTTGAAGGGTGATCAGCTACGTTTGACTTGGTTGCAGGGGAAGTGTGGTAGATCcaacattttcttttag